The Medicago truncatula cultivar Jemalong A17 chromosome 4, MtrunA17r5.0-ANR, whole genome shotgun sequence genome includes a region encoding these proteins:
- the LOC11441183 gene encoding probable receptor-like protein kinase At5g20050 codes for MEDRKVHTIAAISVISLIIVIIICRVSLKLSRAFFLICGASIAVILAVFSCILIRQRYNKRRKVLESQLKSEGRELRIEYSFLRKVAGIPTKYRYKELEEATDNFQAIIGKGSSASVFKGILNDGTSVAVKRIHGEERGEREFRSEVSAIASVQHVNLVRLFGYCNSPTPPRYLVYEFIPNGSLDCWIFPVKETRTRRCGCLPWNLRYKVAIDVAKALSYLHHDCRSTVLHLDVKPENILLDENYKALVSDFGLSKLVGKDESQVLTTIRGTRGYLAPEWLLERGISEKTDIYSFGMVLLEIVGGRRNVSKVEDPRDNTKKKWQFFPKIVNEKLREGKLMEIVDQRVVDFGGVDENEVKRLVFIALWCIQEKPRLRPSMVEVVDMLEGRVRVEEPPGTRMILVDLLADDEDPTDLNNLARLLTPVSSNVECTSTYSLGSTIFSGR; via the coding sequence TATGCGGCGCATCAATCGCCGTAATTCTCGCTGTTTTTTCATGCATACTCATAAGACAACGttacaacaaaagaagaaaagtgtTAGAATCACAGTTGAAATCAGAAGGAAGAGAGCTTCGAATAGAGTACagtttcttaagaaaagttgcaGGTATACCAACAAAATATCGATAcaaagaacttgaagaagcaACGGATAATTTTCAAGCTATCATCGGTAAAGGGTCATCAGCTTCAGTTTTCAAAGGCATTTTGAATGATGGAACTTCAGTTGCTGTGAAAAGAATTCATGGTGAAGAAAGAGGTGAAAGAGAATTTAGATCAGAAGTTTCAGCTATAGCTAGTGTTCAACATGTTAATCTTGTGAGACTTTTTGGTTATTGTAATTCTCCAACACCACCTAGGTATCTTGTTTATGAGTTTATTCCAAATGGTTCATTGGATTGTTGGATTTTTCCTGTGAAGGAAACAAGGACACGTAGATGTGGTTGTTTACCTTGGAATTTAAGGTATAAAGTTGCTATTGATGTTGCTAAAGCATTGAGTTATCTTCATCATGATTGTAGATCTACGGTTTTGCATCTTGATGTGAAGCCAGAGAATATACTTTTAGATGAAAATTATAAAGCTTTAGTTTCTGATTTTGGTCTTTCAAAACTTGTTGGAAAAGATGAGAGTCAAGTTTTGACAACAATAAGAGGAACTAGAGGCTATTTAGCACCTGAATGGTTATTAGAACGTGGAATATCTGAGAAAACTGATATTTATAGTTTTGGAATGGTTTTGTTGGAGATAGTAGGAGGTAGGAGAAATGTTTCAAAAGTGGAGGATCCTAGAGATAACACTAAGAAAAAGTGGCAATTTTTTCCTAAAATTGTGAATGAGAAATTAAGAGAAGGGAAATTGATGGAAATTGTGGATCAAAGGGTAGTTGATTTTGGAGGTGTTGATGAGAATGAGGTGAAAAGGTTGGTGTTTATTGCTTTGTGGTGTATACAAGAGAAGCCAAGGTTGAGGCCTAGTATGGTTGAAGTTGTTGACATGCTTGAAGGACGTGTGAGAGTGGAGGAGCCACCAGGGACTAGAATGATTCTTGTTGATTTGTTAGCTGATGATGAAGATCCTACAGATCTTAATAATCTAGCAAGGTTATTGACTCCTGTCTCTAGTAATGTTGAGTGTACATCTACTTACTCTTTAGGATCCACTATTTTTTCTGGTAGATAG